A single genomic interval of Buchnera aphidicola (Symydobius americanus) harbors:
- the rnt gene encoding ribonuclease T, producing MKELSSLKDRFRNFYPVVIDLETAGLNHNHDALLEIGVITLKMDKYGWLKKEKIIHFHIKPFRGSLIKTDALIFNKIDPFNPFRQAVNEKEAIQFIFNIVSQRIETNKCNKGIIVAHNANFDHSFLMAASKRCGIKNNPFHSFVTFDTATLSGLAVGQTVLARACQAFGLSFDNNKAHSALYDTLQTANLFCKLVNQWKKLGGWPPKNSKS from the coding sequence ATGAAAGAATTAAGCTCTTTAAAAGATCGATTTCGTAATTTTTATCCTGTGGTAATTGATCTTGAAACAGCAGGATTGAATCATAATCATGATGCTTTACTCGAAATTGGAGTAATCACATTAAAAATGGATAAATATGGATGGTTAAAAAAAGAAAAAATTATACATTTTCATATTAAACCATTTCGGGGGTCATTAATTAAAACAGATGCATTAATATTTAACAAAATAGATCCCTTTAACCCTTTCAGACAAGCTGTAAATGAAAAAGAAGCGATCCAATTCATATTTAATATAGTTAGTCAACGAATTGAAACTAACAAATGTAATAAAGGAATTATTGTAGCACACAACGCAAATTTTGATCATAGTTTTTTAATGGCAGCTTCAAAAAGATGTGGAATAAAAAATAATCCATTTCATTCTTTTGTTACTTTTGATACTGCTACATTAAGCGGATTAGCCGTTGGACAAACAGTACTAGCAAGAGCATGTCAAGCGTTTGGATTATCATTTGATAATAATAAAGCGCATTCAGCACTATATGATACTTTACAAACAGCAAATTTATTTTGTAAATTAGTAAATCAATGGAAAAAATTAGGAGGATGGCCCCCTAAAAATTCAAAATCATAA